AATGAATGATTAGGATTAAAtgtaagagagagagaatggatGGTTAAGATTTAAACATATCTTTTGGTGGGTGAGAAATCATTTCCTTATTCCATTAGCCAAACATGGCTGATTGTTTTGGGATATATAGTGTATGTATTTTTCTCTATTTCTAGCCCATAACATAATATAAAGAGCATTCTGCAAAGCAAAATGGACCGGCTAATGCAAGCAGCCCATCAACacaagagataccaaattagGCGAGGAGCCCATCAAGCTGCTTCAAGACTTCAGCTGAGTCTTCTTCACCCTTTTTTCGCCGGGAGTCTTCTTCACCCTTCACAAGACTACTGAAGTTCTCCACCTATCAGAACGCATCTCCTaaagtttaattttttataactatacATTTCTTTGTGCCTCGTGATTGACAGTAAAAGATAACTCCGCCTCTATCATATACTGCTTTTCAATAACTGTCAAAAATTAAAGGATGGGAGTGAGTGTGATGtgcgttgagacttgagagtatATATGCTCAGTAAAATGAAGTCTCAGTCTCTCAGATCTTTCTTACCATCTTTTGCATGGCAAAGGTTGGTTGCATTGCAGGCTTCCTTACTCTCTAAGTAGAGGGCAGAGCAACGCTGAAACTATCCAATCATCAATGAAGGCAGCTTGTTAAAAGgaaagctctctctctccttaatGTGTGAGTGTGACTGATTCTAATGTTAATATAATCTTTCTAATCATCTCGTTTAGAAAGTCTCTTTTGTTCTTAAGGAGCTCCGATCGATAATATGAGCTTGCATTGCATCCTCATTTTGTCGGACAGACAGCAAAAACAAAAGCCATTGATGTGGTGAcaatgcatatatgcaaaaaaGACACTTTTGCTGCAAAATTAAAGCCATGCCCCCATACCCCATACCGAGAAAGCCAATGTCTGCTAcctttatttattttcctttttttctttctcccttTCCTTTCCCTCCATGTGCTTTTGTttgctgtctctctctctctctctcttctcatcACTGGAATTGTCACACTAATGTCTCATTTTACCTGTAACTTTATGATCAGATAATGTTTATGGAAGAGCTAAAGAAAATGGCTACAAATTAAAGTGGGTGAGAAGATTGAAAAATCTTCAGAGCATGCATTTGGGCAGTTATAATAATGCCTGAATCAGTTCATGCAGTAGATCAAAGCAAGTGGTTACCGGTTGTAACTGCCGATGTCTGATATTTCAACGAACATTTTTGTTTTACCAACATATCATAGCAATTGGAATCTACTAGCGGTAGTCGGAGAAGAAGATTTGGTCACTTGTTGATCTGAAAAAACAATGGCTCAAAGGATATACCACCGCGCTTTCGCATTCCTCTTTTCAATTGGAAGCTGCTCGTCTCTCGGTTTCATCTTTATGGTACGAGTATGACGCGATATCAGATCAGACTGGAGGATTTTTCAACAATTTCTTTTACTCTTTTTGATAAGGaagatagtaacattgttcaagCATGATGTGTGTTGGGTTTGTGCCCATGCTCATCTTCACTAGCAGGATGATACTGATGACGATGCACTACCAATGCAACGTGAAGAGGAGTTAGTACATACAACAACTACAAGTGAGATGATCACTGATCAGATGTGGTGGATCAAATTATCAGACAGACAGCTTTCACACTAGGTGAGCACTCCACTGCCTGCCTCCGGCCCTATCCGAGCTGCTTTTCATTCTTTGGATTTGATTGGTGCCGCCTTTTTTCGCTATTGAATCGCACTGCGAGATGCACCATGATACGAATCAAGTCAAATTTCTGGCCCAAACAAAGACATTGCCACGCTAACCGAACTGTTCAAACGATGGTATCTTTTTTATTGATGCCTCTCTAAACTCCACTTATGAGAGCTGAGTACTTGCAATCCCTAATTTAAGAGCGCTGAGAGCTTGATATTTCagatctttaaaaaaaaggtgcCTGATATTTCTCCATTACCTTCCATGATCTCCACCATCAGCTTCGTGACAAAAGAAACATTCGCAGAAGTGGTCAAAATATACTGGAAATATTGTATATGATTATCTtgtttgcaaacaaaaaaaaatactgtcaCATTTTGCATTGCCGACTTGCTTCTGAATGTCCCATTGAATAAATGGCCTTTTAGATAATGACTGTTGAATAAATGTGTGATCATGCATGATATAGTGCAGTACCcttttttttgtgtatgttttgGAGGTGGGGGCTAAAACAGTCAGTGTGTATATCCTGTATCTGTcacacctctttttttttaagaaaaagaaaaaaaagtgccaTCAAGTAAAATGTCTATAAATAGTCCATTACAAGAACAATGCTGCGGCGATATAGGTGGAAGAGGTACTGATCATCTGAAACACCATAATGTGGAAGATGTCACAAGTCGATGAGTGGAAGCCGGTGATCGCAATGCTGTTCTTTGACCTCATATCTGCTGTGACAACAGCCTTGCTCAAGAAGGCGCTCGCGGAGGGGCTTGACCGTCTTGTACTCATCACGCTGCGACAACTAGTCGCCACGATCTTCCTTGCTCCGATTGCCTATTTCAAAGAACGGTACATTGCCTAAATGCAACTTCCAGCAAATGGTGATCAGAGTTCACAACTTGAGCTATGATGTGATACTACTGTTGGTTTTGCCACCCTCTTTTTCAGGGGTAAAAGACCTAAGCTCACACTGGAGATCCTTGTGTACCTCTTCTTCAGTGCAGCACTTGGGTACAATCTAAAAACCACTTGTTGATATCACATTGAGGTCagaattttataaaactatatcTATCTAATCCATTGATTGCATTTTTTCCCCCTCTCTGCTTTTAGTGCCGCGCTATCTCAGTACACATTCTTCTATGGGTTGCAGTACACGACCGCAACATTCGCCATAACTTTCACCAACATGTCCCCTGTGATCACCTTCCTCATTGCTGCACTCCTAAGGTGTTACATTTTTCAAGCCTAGTACTTGTCTGcgctttgtttctttttttttttgtctgaatcATTGGGTACTGTTCATGTACTCAGGGTGGAGTCACTGAACATGAAGAACAAGGCAGGAGCTGCAAAGATCATCGGAACACTCATGTCATTCGCCGGTGTCATGCTCCTCACCCTCTACAAGGGTGTGGCCTTGACACACCAAGTTGTGTCTTCAGTGAGCTCAGATCATCACCATGCAGAAATAGAAGAACCCAGCAAAAAGAGCTGGACACTCGGTACTGTAGCATTACTGGCAAACTGCCTTTGCTTCTCCTTTTGGCTTCTGCTGCAGACCAAGCTTACCAAGAAGTACCCAGCACTGTACTCCAGTACTGCATACATGTTCTTAATCAGCTCCCTCCAAGGTGGGGCCCTGACGGCAGCGATACAAAGGCGAGCATCAGTGTGGGTTCTGACAAGGACAGTGGAGATTGTTGCAGTACTATATACAGTAAGATTACCTTGTTTTTCTTGTCTATATGAAAAGGTGGGAGGACACTTAGCCCTTGTTTTTAGTAAGGAATAGGTCAATGTTTTTTAGTCCAAGAGGATTCAAATCTGGGTGATGGGAGAGTAAAACCACACCTCTCACCAACTGACCCTAGATTAGTTCCCTTCTCTTCTCACTATATCTTCGTATATTCATGTTGAAACATAGCATATATTTTCCCTATTTAGCAAAGCTGTGGCAGCATTTTCTTTCATAAATTGCAAAGTTGCTTCTCAGATAATTATGAGATTCAaccaaaattttgaattctgaCCATCAATTATTTCTGATATGCTtagtttaaaaataaaagaattaaCATATGTAGATTTGCCTCGAAAGTTACTACAATATCAGAaacttattataatataaaattgattGTTGGAATTTGATAAGTTTGACCGAATCTTGTCCTAaacgtcaaatattttttgaacAAAGGGAGTAATTTGGTAGAGAATCGACCCAAACTTGTTATACATGGAGTAAACCAaccatttttttggcaaaagtAGGAAGAATCCTTCAGCCACTAAACCTGTTTAACTTCATTAAAAACTTCAAGGGAGCTTATAAACACTTCTTTTAAACAACTGGCTGAATGACATCAATGTTTATACTGCCACAGGGAATTATGGGGTCTGGAGTGGGCTACGTACTGATGACATGGTGTGTCGAAAAGAGAGGTCCAGTGTTCACTTCAGCCTTTATTCCCATCATCCAGATCATGGTTGCCATAATTGATTTCTTCTATCTACATGAGAACCTCTACCTTGGAAGGTAATCTTGTCTTCAGTTCTTAAATCAAGGCATGGAGTCTCATGTTTCTTTCTTAATTTATTCCTCTTCCTGATGAAGAACTGCAGAATCTTTAGTAACAGACATTGGATATATAGCACAATTTTATTCTAGCTAGTCTTATTATTTTCTAAACTAAATTCTAGTCTTATTAAAAAGAGTGAAATGGTACATAGATACATCACATTCAAGCTATGAGTTTTTGGACTAGCAGATTCTCAAATGGCTGGTCCAGATGGcatcacattttttttagacTTGCGGCCCAAATGGCATCACATGTACTTTGTTTTTGCCCTTGCAGTGTTGTTGGATCCATATTGATGATTCTGGGCCTATATATTCTTCTGTGGGGAAAGAACAGGGATACATCTGCAGCAGCATCTGCCAAAGAAGccaaagaagaggaagaggacaaGGAGAAGCAAGTCAAACCATTAGGACCAAACTAAGTTGGTATTGTACTAGTTTGGGATTGTAGAACATGAAAAATAGTTCATCCTCCTACTACCAGTAGTGTTGGTATTGTAGTTTCTTTTACTGGGAAACATGATGTATTCTCCCAATCACCGCAGTTATGTTTAATTATGGAACACTGTAAATCACCCTGCTCCCTGCAGCTCAAAATTCAC
The Oryza sativa Japonica Group chromosome 6, ASM3414082v1 DNA segment above includes these coding regions:
- the LOC4339878 gene encoding WAT1-related protein At3g30340, which encodes MWKMSQVDEWKPVIAMLFFDLISAVTTALLKKALAEGLDRLVLITLRQLVATIFLAPIAYFKERGKRPKLTLEILVYLFFSAALGAALSQYTFFYGLQYTTATFAITFTNMSPVITFLIAALLRVESLNMKNKAGAAKIIGTLMSFAGVMLLTLYKGVALTHQVVSSVSSDHHHAEIEEPSKKSWTLGTVALLANCLCFSFWLLLQTKLTKKYPALYSSTAYMFLISSLQGGALTAAIQRRASVWVLTRTVEIVAVLYTGIMGSGVGYVLMTWCVEKRGPVFTSAFIPIIQIMVAIIDFFYLHENLYLGSVVGSILMILGLYILLWGKNRDTSAAASAKEAKEEEEDKEKQVKPLGPN